One part of the Dunckerocampus dactyliophorus isolate RoL2022-P2 chromosome 11, RoL_Ddac_1.1, whole genome shotgun sequence genome encodes these proteins:
- the sash3 gene encoding SAM and SH3 domain-containing protein 3 isoform X1 — translation MLRRRPSNASEKEQVQKKKLTLQRSSSFKDFMKPKVTSPVGPEKDFALDETVEEGVPDGGKCGTKLGKKWRNVISRTMTRKTSKMVQRVLAEEEPLQGESSEEMSPVSPSWPPAGVNPGQRTSMCSTGSEDTVSSPVTCPFSSNSDRQSLDSGYCQRDSMRLEDNAYNGPFCGRALVHTDFTPSPYDVESLKLQKGDIIHIIEKPPVGTWTGKLNNKVGSFKFIYVNLLPDESPPARRRRCDNKTSRTKSKPTTLDEVLDSIGLTELTSLLSMHGFQNLEDFAGLRESHLNELNITDPDQRSKILSATDLLRESEDECSPEGQEGEEKEEDEDRSMVDAREPRDSGCFESSEHLEDGHEETKPEEELQGEETENNKQTEGELQEEKAETNKEKKPSEALDDVQQHLQELSVQDGS, via the exons ATGCTGAGGCGAAGGCCTTCGAACGCCTCAGAGAAGGAGCAGGTGCAGAAGAAGAAG ctCACCTTGCAGAGGTCGAGCAGCTTCAAGGACTTCATGAAGCCGAAGGTGACGTCACCTGTCGGCCCAGAGAAGGACTTTGCGCTGGACGAGACT GTAGAGGAGGGCGTACCAGATGGAGGCAAATGCGGCACCAAGCTGGGCAAGAAATGGCGCAACGTCATCTCCCGTACAATGACACGCAAAACCTCCAAGATGGTGCAGAGGGTATTAGCTGAGGAAGAG CCTCTCCAGGGGGAAAGCAGTGAAGAAATGTCCCCCGTCTCCCCTAGCTGGCCGCCAGCAGGCGTGAATCCAGGCCAGAGGACATCCATGTGCTCCACAGGCTCAGAGGACACAGTGTCCAGTCCGGTCACCTGCCCTTTTTCCAGCA ACAGCGACAGACAAAGCCTGGACAGCGGTTATTGCCAGAGGGACAGCATGAGACTGGAGGACAACGCGTACAATGGACCCTTCTGTGGACGCGCTCTGGTGCACACTGACTTCACACCCAGTCCTTACGACGTGGAGTCCCTGAAACTTCAA AAAGGCGACATCATCCACATCATTGAGAAACCTCCTGTCGGCACCTGGACAGGGAAACTCAATAACAAGGTGGGCTCGTTTAAGTTCATCTACGTCAACCTCCTGCCCGACGAGAGTCCCCCTGCCAGACGCAGGCGTTGTGACAACAAGACCAGCAGAACCAAGTCCAAACCGACAACCCTCGATGAAGTGCTGGATAGCATTGGTCTTACA GAACTGACTTCCTTGCTGTCCATGCATGGCTTCcagaacctggaagactttGCTGGCCTGCGAGAATCTCACCTCAATGAGCTGAACATCACGGACCCAGATCAACGCTCCAAGATCCTGAGTGCCACCGACTTGCTCAGAGAAT CCGAGGATGAATGCAGCCCGGAGGgacaagaaggagaagaaaaggaggaggacgaggacagATCTATGGTGGACGCCCGGGAGCCAAGGGACTCCGGATGTTTTGAGAGTTCTGAGCACCTGGAGGATGGACACGAGGAGACAAAACCAGAGGAGGAGCTCCAGGGTGAAGAGACAGAGAACAATAAGCAGACAGAAGGGGAGCTCCAGGAAGAGAAGGCAGAGACCAACAAGGAGAAGAAGCCATCAGAAGCACTGGATGATGTACAGCAACATCTGCAAGAACTTAGCGTGCAAGATGgttcttaa
- the sash3 gene encoding SAM and SH3 domain-containing protein 3 isoform X2 gives MTRKTSKMVQRVLAEEEPLQGESSEEMSPVSPSWPPAGVNPGQRTSMCSTGSEDTVSSPVTCPFSSNSDRQSLDSGYCQRDSMRLEDNAYNGPFCGRALVHTDFTPSPYDVESLKLQKGDIIHIIEKPPVGTWTGKLNNKVGSFKFIYVNLLPDESPPARRRRCDNKTSRTKSKPTTLDEVLDSIGLTELTSLLSMHGFQNLEDFAGLRESHLNELNITDPDQRSKILSATDLLRESEDECSPEGQEGEEKEEDEDRSMVDAREPRDSGCFESSEHLEDGHEETKPEEELQGEETENNKQTEGELQEEKAETNKEKKPSEALDDVQQHLQELSVQDGS, from the exons ATGACACGCAAAACCTCCAAGATGGTGCAGAGGGTATTAGCTGAGGAAGAG CCTCTCCAGGGGGAAAGCAGTGAAGAAATGTCCCCCGTCTCCCCTAGCTGGCCGCCAGCAGGCGTGAATCCAGGCCAGAGGACATCCATGTGCTCCACAGGCTCAGAGGACACAGTGTCCAGTCCGGTCACCTGCCCTTTTTCCAGCA ACAGCGACAGACAAAGCCTGGACAGCGGTTATTGCCAGAGGGACAGCATGAGACTGGAGGACAACGCGTACAATGGACCCTTCTGTGGACGCGCTCTGGTGCACACTGACTTCACACCCAGTCCTTACGACGTGGAGTCCCTGAAACTTCAA AAAGGCGACATCATCCACATCATTGAGAAACCTCCTGTCGGCACCTGGACAGGGAAACTCAATAACAAGGTGGGCTCGTTTAAGTTCATCTACGTCAACCTCCTGCCCGACGAGAGTCCCCCTGCCAGACGCAGGCGTTGTGACAACAAGACCAGCAGAACCAAGTCCAAACCGACAACCCTCGATGAAGTGCTGGATAGCATTGGTCTTACA GAACTGACTTCCTTGCTGTCCATGCATGGCTTCcagaacctggaagactttGCTGGCCTGCGAGAATCTCACCTCAATGAGCTGAACATCACGGACCCAGATCAACGCTCCAAGATCCTGAGTGCCACCGACTTGCTCAGAGAAT CCGAGGATGAATGCAGCCCGGAGGgacaagaaggagaagaaaaggaggaggacgaggacagATCTATGGTGGACGCCCGGGAGCCAAGGGACTCCGGATGTTTTGAGAGTTCTGAGCACCTGGAGGATGGACACGAGGAGACAAAACCAGAGGAGGAGCTCCAGGGTGAAGAGACAGAGAACAATAAGCAGACAGAAGGGGAGCTCCAGGAAGAGAAGGCAGAGACCAACAAGGAGAAGAAGCCATCAGAAGCACTGGATGATGTACAGCAACATCTGCAAGAACTTAGCGTGCAAGATGgttcttaa